A region from the Oculatellaceae cyanobacterium genome encodes:
- a CDS encoding PilT/PilU family type 4a pilus ATPase, producing the protein MPEPQRPPFSPPPPPPRVPPAPPPRPGFAGDIPANAGNRMPPPGMQIPSTPRPGGVASPPPASATAQRASADPVATPAAAAQKQSRGLGPSPGSPTLEHLIREANEKGFSDLHLGVGEIPRFRNRGEIETTEYPEIDTQTFMSWLHEVLTDEEIRRFQETLDFDGATQYDFARVRINLFDSLHGPSMVLRLIPLKILTMEQLRLPPVFRDICHYHKGLILVTGPTGSGKSTTMAAMVDYINKEMPKHIITIEDPIEFIHKSRKALIKHREVGMHTLKFDNALKAALREDPDLILVGEMRDKETVNTALKAAQTGHLVMGTLHTNSAVKTIERILNLYSAEEQSAMRVAIAESLVGVIAQGLCRTTDGKRAAFHDVLINTETVKDYIRDGKNDEIAAIMADNEFDGMITMNKSLFNLYQEGRITEEVALEMSPTQNEMAMMLRGRV; encoded by the coding sequence ATGCCAGAACCACAGCGTCCGCCCTTCTCACCACCACCACCACCACCACGAGTTCCACCTGCACCACCACCAAGACCTGGTTTTGCTGGTGATATACCTGCCAATGCTGGTAACAGGATGCCGCCGCCGGGTATGCAAATTCCCTCTACCCCTCGACCAGGTGGTGTAGCATCACCTCCTCCTGCAAGTGCAACAGCACAAAGAGCTAGTGCAGATCCAGTAGCAACCCCTGCTGCCGCAGCACAGAAACAAAGCCGTGGCTTAGGGCCATCTCCTGGAAGTCCAACATTAGAACATTTAATTAGAGAAGCTAATGAAAAAGGATTTTCTGACCTCCACCTTGGCGTAGGAGAAATTCCTCGCTTTCGCAACCGTGGGGAAATTGAAACAACTGAGTATCCTGAAATTGATACTCAGACATTCATGAGTTGGTTACATGAAGTACTGACTGATGAAGAAATTCGTCGCTTCCAAGAAACCTTAGATTTTGATGGTGCTACTCAGTACGACTTTGCCCGTGTGCGGATAAATTTATTCGACTCGCTCCACGGCCCATCAATGGTTTTGCGGTTAATTCCTTTGAAAATTTTGACAATGGAGCAGTTGCGATTGCCACCTGTTTTCCGGGATATCTGCCATTATCATAAAGGCTTGATATTAGTTACAGGGCCAACGGGTTCAGGTAAGTCAACTACGATGGCAGCGATGGTTGACTACATCAACAAAGAGATGCCTAAGCATATCATTACCATCGAAGACCCAATTGAATTTATTCACAAAAGTCGCAAGGCGCTAATCAAGCATAGGGAAGTGGGTATGCACACTTTGAAGTTTGACAATGCCCTGAAAGCTGCTTTGCGGGAAGACCCAGATTTGATCCTAGTTGGGGAAATGCGGGATAAAGAAACAGTCAATACTGCACTTAAAGCAGCCCAAACTGGTCACTTAGTTATGGGAACCCTACACACAAACAGCGCGGTAAAAACAATTGAGCGGATTCTCAACTTGTACTCAGCGGAAGAGCAGAGTGCTATGCGGGTTGCCATAGCGGAATCACTTGTAGGAGTAATTGCCCAAGGTTTGTGTCGTACAACTGATGGAAAGCGTGCTGCTTTCCACGATGTTCTAATTAATACTGAAACTGTCAAGGATTACATTAGGGATGGCAAAAATGACGAAATAGCAGCAATTATGGCTGATAACGAATTTGATGGCATGATTACCATGAATAAGTCTCTGTTTAACTTGTATCAAGAAGGGCGAATTACAGAAGAAGTAGCATTAGAAATGTCACCTACCCAGAATGAAATGGCAATGATGTTACGTGGTCGAGTTTAA
- the wecB gene encoding UDP-N-acetylglucosamine 2-epimerase (non-hydrolyzing), whose translation MTPLPIRVCITLGTRPEAIKLAPVIQQFQQSGDFDTQVILTGQHREMVEQVMQLFGLSADQDLEIMQHQQTLTDITCRSLQGLENVFKQLQPQLVLVQGDTTTAFAASLAAFYQKIPVGHVEAGLRTDNLFNPYPEEANRRLISQLSQLNFAPTSLAVEHLKSSGVTGEVHQTGNTVIDALLSVAKRQPECEIPGLNWDEYRVILATVHRRENWGEPLRDIAEGFSLILDKFPDTALLLPLHRNPTVREPLQAALGKHPRVFLTEPLDYAELVGAIQRCYLLLTDSGGVQEEAPSLGKPVLVLRETTERPEAVEAGTAKLVGTNPNQILTEASKLLSDLSAYQEMATAINPFGDGHAAERILQIVKDYFQFEK comes from the coding sequence ATGACACCATTGCCAATCCGAGTTTGCATTACACTGGGAACCCGCCCTGAAGCAATTAAACTAGCACCAGTTATTCAACAGTTCCAGCAATCCGGTGATTTTGATACCCAAGTAATTTTAACGGGTCAGCATCGAGAAATGGTAGAGCAGGTGATGCAGCTATTTGGGCTGAGTGCTGACCAAGATTTAGAAATTATGCAGCATCAGCAAACCCTGACAGATATTACCTGTCGGAGTTTGCAGGGGTTAGAAAATGTATTTAAGCAGCTACAACCCCAGTTAGTATTAGTGCAGGGTGATACAACCACTGCTTTTGCCGCATCATTAGCAGCTTTTTACCAAAAAATACCAGTTGGTCATGTGGAAGCTGGTTTACGCACAGATAATTTATTTAATCCTTATCCAGAAGAAGCTAATCGCCGCTTAATCTCTCAATTAAGTCAGTTAAATTTTGCACCCACATCCCTAGCAGTAGAACATCTCAAAAGTTCAGGGGTTACTGGTGAAGTTCATCAAACAGGTAATACAGTTATTGATGCTTTGCTGTCAGTGGCGAAACGCCAACCTGAATGTGAAATACCTGGCTTAAATTGGGACGAGTATCGAGTAATTCTAGCTACTGTGCATCGACGGGAAAATTGGGGTGAACCGCTAAGAGATATTGCGGAGGGATTTAGTTTAATTTTAGATAAATTTCCTGATACTGCTTTATTGCTGCCTCTACATCGTAATCCTACAGTTAGGGAACCACTACAAGCAGCTTTAGGTAAGCATCCTAGAGTTTTTTTAACAGAACCTTTGGATTATGCAGAATTAGTGGGAGCAATTCAAAGGTGTTATTTATTGTTAACAGATTCAGGAGGCGTGCAAGAGGAAGCGCCAAGTTTAGGAAAACCAGTTTTAGTATTGCGTGAAACTACGGAAAGACCAGAAGCAGTTGAAGCAGGGACAGCTAAGTTAGTAGGAACAAACCCAAATCAGATTTTAACTGAGGCAAGTAAACTGTTGAGTGATTTATCTGCATATCAGGAAATGGCAACAGCTATTAATCCGTTTGGAGATGGTCATGCAGCCGAAAGGATTTTGCAAATTGTGAAGGATTACTTTCAATTTGAGAAATAG
- a CDS encoding WD40 repeat domain-containing protein: MKKSAWKALITVAIIAVIPGLLSNHSNSQPHYLISQARPKAQLIYTLKAHKDRVTELVISSDGKKLVSGSRDGTIKVWNLSTGKVLHTISASSEGIESIVVNPNGQIVVSGDIDSTIKLWNLYTGKLICILKGHSLPIEEVVISPDGRTLVSGSDDRTIKVWNLYSRKLLYTLKGHADYISSLAISPNGKFLVSGNGSSANEHIKIWNLSTGKLLHTLKHQPVVASLEITPDNKTLISGGFGQLIDKENSINTIKLWDLDTGKLLRDFEENSSSVTSLVLTPDGKTLICGDFNGKIKFWNWRTGKLLLTLSGGNSVVESVFASRDGKMLASSSENIIRVWRLSI, from the coding sequence ATGAAAAAATCCGCTTGGAAAGCCTTAATAACAGTTGCTATTATTGCTGTCATTCCTGGGCTACTATCCAATCACTCTAATTCCCAGCCTCATTATTTAATTAGTCAAGCTAGACCCAAGGCTCAATTAATTTATACACTGAAGGCTCATAAGGATAGAGTTACAGAACTGGTGATTAGTTCTGATGGAAAGAAGCTTGTTAGTGGTAGTAGGGATGGAACAATCAAAGTTTGGAATTTAAGCACTGGTAAAGTGCTTCATACTATTTCTGCAAGTTCAGAAGGTATTGAATCCATTGTTGTAAATCCTAATGGGCAAATTGTAGTTAGTGGAGATATTGACAGCACAATTAAACTATGGAACCTCTACACGGGAAAATTAATTTGCATTTTAAAAGGACATTCGCTACCAATTGAGGAAGTTGTTATCAGTCCTGATGGGAGAACATTAGTTAGTGGCAGTGATGACCGTACTATTAAAGTTTGGAATTTATATTCTAGAAAACTGCTTTATACCTTAAAGGGTCATGCAGACTATATTAGTAGTCTCGCCATCAGTCCTAATGGAAAATTTCTTGTTAGTGGCAATGGTAGCTCTGCAAATGAACATATTAAGATATGGAATCTCTCTACTGGCAAACTACTTCATACTCTAAAACATCAACCTGTAGTCGCTTCATTAGAAATTACTCCCGATAATAAGACGCTTATTAGTGGAGGTTTTGGGCAGCTTATTGATAAAGAAAATTCAATTAACACAATTAAGTTGTGGGATTTAGATACAGGTAAATTGTTGCGGGATTTTGAAGAGAATTCAAGTTCAGTTACTTCGTTGGTATTAACTCCAGATGGAAAAACTCTAATATGTGGAGATTTTAATGGCAAAATTAAGTTTTGGAATTGGCGTACTGGTAAATTACTTCTAACTTTGTCAGGTGGCAATAGTGTGGTTGAGTCAGTGTTTGCTAGCCGTGATGGTAAGATGCTTGCTAGTAGTAGTGAAAACATAATTAGAGTTTGGCGGTTGTCTATATAA
- a CDS encoding NAD(P)H-quinone oxidoreductase subunit 4: MNTANFPWLTFIILFPIAASLLLPVIPDKDGKTVRWYALIVGLIDFAIIVYAFYTQYDFGNPNLQLVESYPWVPQLDLNWSVGVDGLSMPLVILTGFITTLAMLAAWPVTLKPKLFYFLMLAMYGGQVAVFAVQDMLLFFLVWELELIPVYLLLSIWGGKKRLYAATKFILYTAGGSLFILVAALAMAFYGDTVTFDMRAIAAKNYAVNFQLWMYGALLIAYAVKLPIFPLHTWLPDAHGEATAPVHMLLAGILLKMGGYALIRMNAGMLPDAHALFAPVLVILGVTNIIYAALTSFAQRNLKRKIAYSSISHMGFVIIGFASFTDLGLSGAVLQMVSHGLIGASLFFLVGATYDRTHTLMLDEMGGVGQKMRKMFSMWTVCAMASLALPGMSGFVAELMVFVGFATSDAYNPTFKVIVVFLAAVGVILTPIYLLSMLREIFYGPENKELVEHEALIDAEPREIFIIACLLIPIIGIGLYPKLLTQIYDSTTLKLTERLRASVPSLVQKQQPTSAPPLAMSMQAPKIGDR, translated from the coding sequence ATGAATACAGCTAATTTTCCTTGGCTGACTTTTATAATTTTGTTCCCAATAGCAGCGTCGCTACTGCTTCCAGTCATACCAGATAAAGACGGCAAGACTGTACGCTGGTATGCCTTAATTGTCGGACTGATCGATTTTGCCATCATTGTTTATGCTTTCTATACCCAGTACGACTTTGGTAACCCTAATTTGCAGCTTGTAGAAAGCTACCCTTGGGTTCCTCAGCTAGATTTGAATTGGTCAGTGGGTGTCGATGGCTTATCAATGCCGTTGGTAATCCTTACTGGCTTTATTACTACGCTGGCGATGTTAGCAGCTTGGCCTGTAACTCTTAAGCCAAAGCTGTTTTATTTTTTAATGCTGGCAATGTACGGCGGTCAAGTTGCTGTATTTGCAGTACAGGATATGCTGCTGTTTTTCCTAGTTTGGGAACTAGAATTAATTCCGGTTTACCTACTACTCTCAATCTGGGGCGGTAAGAAGCGGCTATATGCGGCTACTAAGTTTATTTTGTACACAGCAGGCGGTTCGCTGTTTATTCTAGTGGCTGCCTTAGCAATGGCTTTTTACGGCGATACAGTCACTTTCGATATGAGAGCGATCGCAGCTAAGAATTATGCCGTTAATTTCCAACTCTGGATGTATGGCGCATTACTAATTGCTTACGCCGTCAAACTCCCTATCTTCCCCCTACATACTTGGCTACCAGATGCCCACGGTGAAGCCACCGCGCCCGTGCATATGTTGCTGGCAGGAATTTTGCTCAAAATGGGTGGTTACGCCTTAATTCGCATGAACGCTGGGATGCTTCCAGATGCTCATGCCTTGTTTGCCCCAGTGTTAGTAATTCTTGGCGTTACTAATATTATCTACGCTGCCCTGACATCCTTTGCTCAACGAAACCTCAAACGCAAAATTGCTTACTCTTCCATTTCTCACATGGGGTTTGTAATCATCGGTTTTGCTTCGTTTACCGACTTAGGTTTAAGCGGTGCAGTATTGCAAATGGTTTCTCACGGATTAATTGGGGCTAGTTTATTCTTTTTAGTCGGCGCTACTTATGACCGCACCCACACTCTGATGTTAGATGAAATGGGGGGAGTCGGTCAGAAAATGCGGAAGATGTTTTCCATGTGGACAGTTTGTGCTATGGCATCTTTAGCACTTCCAGGAATGAGCGGTTTCGTAGCGGAATTAATGGTGTTTGTAGGCTTTGCTACCAGCGATGCTTATAACCCTACTTTTAAAGTAATCGTTGTTTTCCTAGCTGCTGTCGGAGTAATTTTGACTCCTATTTACTTGCTGTCAATGCTGCGGGAGATTTTCTATGGCCCAGAGAACAAAGAGTTAGTTGAACATGAAGCTTTAATAGATGCCGAACCCAGAGAGATATTTATTATCGCTTGTTTGTTGATTCCAATTATTGGGATTGGTTTATATCCCAAGTTGCTAACTCAGATCTATGATTCCACAACCTTGAAACTTACAGAAAGATTGCGGGCATCAGTACCAAGTTTGGTACAGAAACAGCAACCGACATCTGCACCACCTTTAGCAATGTCTATGCAAGCACCAAAAATAGGCGATCGCTAA
- a CDS encoding NAD(P)H-quinone oxidoreductase subunit 5 translates to MELIYQYAWLITALPLAGAMLVGLGLISFNKATNNLRQLNAVLIVSLMGTATALSFGLLWSQIQGHPSYTYSLEWAAAGNFHLTMGYTIDHLTAVMLVIVTTVALLVMIYTDGYMAHDPGYVRFYAYLSLFSSSMLGLVISPNLVQVYIFWELVGMCSYLLIGFWYDRKAAADACQKAFVTNRVGDFGLLLGILGLYWATGSFEFDVMGAHLQAFVEAGYISSFLAALFAVLVFMGPVAKSAQVPLHVWLPDAMEGPTPISALIHAATMVAAGVFLIARMYPVFDGIPSVMNVIAWTGAVTAFIGATTAITQNDIKKGLAYSTMSQLGYMVMAMGIGAYSAGLFHLMTHAYFKAMLFLGSGSVIHGMEGVVGHDPALAQDMRMMGGLRKYMPMTALTFLVGTLAISGIPPFAGFWSKDEILGSAFTANPVLWVIGWITAGMTAFYMFRMYFRTFEGKFRGNDTEIRQQLLAGVGSNAQPAFGPGAMDIRELKAQDHESHDSHGGHSEHPHESPWTMTLPLVVLAVPSALIGLVGTPFNNYFEEFIHPPTAAVTEVLEHAAEFNLTEFLILAGASVGVSLIGITLASLMYMGRKIDPSAIAAKIPFFYNLSLNKWYFDEVYDRLFIQGSRRLARQVMEVDFRVVDGAVNLTGLVTLLSGEGLKYFETGRAQFYALIVFGAVLGLVIVFGLT, encoded by the coding sequence ATGGAACTGATCTATCAGTACGCCTGGCTGATTACAGCATTGCCACTAGCTGGGGCTATGCTTGTAGGCTTGGGGCTAATATCGTTCAACAAAGCAACTAACAATTTACGACAGCTAAACGCTGTTTTAATAGTGTCCCTGATGGGGACGGCAACAGCCTTATCTTTTGGGTTGCTTTGGAGTCAAATTCAGGGACATCCGTCCTATACCTATTCTCTAGAATGGGCAGCCGCAGGAAATTTTCACCTGACAATGGGCTACACGATCGATCATTTAACAGCAGTAATGTTGGTGATTGTCACCACTGTTGCCTTGCTGGTAATGATCTACACCGATGGCTACATGGCTCACGACCCAGGTTATGTACGCTTTTATGCCTATCTGAGTTTATTTAGCTCATCAATGTTAGGTTTGGTAATCAGCCCAAACTTAGTACAGGTTTATATTTTTTGGGAACTCGTCGGTATGTGTTCATACTTACTGATCGGGTTCTGGTATGACCGCAAAGCAGCCGCAGATGCCTGTCAGAAAGCTTTTGTTACTAACCGCGTTGGTGACTTTGGTCTGCTATTAGGAATATTAGGACTGTACTGGGCGACTGGCAGCTTTGAATTTGATGTCATGGGCGCTCACCTGCAAGCTTTTGTAGAAGCAGGTTATATCAGCAGCTTTCTAGCTGCTTTATTTGCAGTTTTAGTGTTTATGGGGCCTGTAGCTAAATCGGCTCAAGTTCCCCTGCACGTTTGGCTACCAGACGCGATGGAAGGCCCTACACCGATTTCTGCGTTAATTCACGCCGCCACAATGGTAGCAGCAGGTGTTTTCCTAATTGCCAGGATGTATCCGGTGTTTGACGGAATTCCATCGGTGATGAATGTCATCGCTTGGACTGGGGCTGTTACGGCATTTATCGGTGCTACAACTGCGATTACCCAAAACGACATTAAGAAAGGCTTGGCTTATTCCACCATGTCTCAGCTAGGCTACATGGTGATGGCGATGGGTATTGGTGCTTACAGTGCTGGATTGTTCCACCTGATGACTCATGCCTACTTTAAGGCGATGCTGTTTTTAGGTTCAGGTTCTGTGATTCACGGCATGGAAGGTGTTGTGGGTCATGATCCCGCGCTAGCACAAGATATGCGGATGATGGGTGGTCTGCGGAAGTATATGCCAATGACCGCCTTAACATTTTTGGTGGGAACGTTGGCTATTTCTGGTATCCCGCCGTTTGCAGGTTTTTGGTCAAAAGATGAAATATTGGGTTCTGCATTTACAGCTAATCCTGTTTTGTGGGTTATTGGTTGGATAACTGCTGGAATGACTGCTTTTTATATGTTCAGAATGTATTTCAGAACATTTGAAGGCAAGTTTCGTGGAAATGATACAGAAATTAGGCAACAGCTTTTAGCAGGTGTGGGTAGTAATGCTCAACCCGCTTTTGGGCCTGGTGCGATGGATATTAGAGAGTTAAAAGCACAAGACCATGAAAGTCATGATTCTCATGGTGGTCATAGTGAGCATCCCCATGAGTCTCCTTGGACAATGACTCTGCCTTTGGTAGTTTTGGCTGTGCCTTCAGCACTGATTGGTTTGGTGGGAACACCTTTCAACAACTACTTTGAGGAATTTATTCATCCTCCAACAGCAGCTGTTACTGAAGTTTTAGAACACGCGGCTGAGTTTAATTTGACAGAATTTCTAATTCTGGCAGGTGCTTCAGTCGGAGTTTCCTTAATTGGGATTACTTTGGCTTCACTGATGTATATGGGAAGGAAGATTGACCCTAGTGCGATCGCAGCTAAGATTCCTTTCTTCTACAATTTGTCTCTTAACAAGTGGTACTTTGACGAAGTTTACGATCGCCTATTCATTCAAGGCAGTCGTAGATTAGCAAGACAAGTCATGGAAGTAGACTTCCGAGTTGTTGATGGCGCGGTTAACCTCACAGGGTTAGTCACTTTGTTAAGCGGTGAAGGTCTGAAATACTTCGAGACAGGTCGCGCTCAATTCTATGCCTTAATTGTGTTTGGTGCAGTTCTCGGCTTAGTAATTGTCTTTGGCCTAACTTAG
- a CDS encoding thioredoxin domain-containing protein has product MVLSVNERTFKQEVLESSTPVLVHFWAPWCGLCRLISPILIRFQAESGQSVKLVSVNADQSLKLANTYRLTTLPTLILFERGQVVHRLEGFSGRDDLQKAMEKMMLSSLVTTV; this is encoded by the coding sequence ATGGTACTGTCTGTTAACGAGCGGACTTTTAAACAAGAAGTTTTAGAATCCTCCACCCCAGTACTGGTTCATTTTTGGGCTCCCTGGTGTGGCTTATGCCGCCTAATCAGCCCGATATTAATCAGGTTTCAGGCGGAATCAGGACAAAGCGTTAAATTAGTTAGCGTCAACGCTGATCAGAGTTTAAAACTAGCAAATACATATCGCCTAACCACCTTACCAACTCTAATTTTATTTGAGCGCGGTCAGGTCGTTCATCGGCTTGAAGGTTTCAGTGGGCGAGATGATTTACAAAAAGCGATGGAAAAAATGATGCTAAGTAGCCTGGTAACTACCGTCTAA
- a CDS encoding NnrU family protein: MKFLDWLTPSHFTMLGLLLGFAIAHSGLAALRPWGEEKIGARLYRVLFALVSLPLATVLIIYFFNHRYDGLQLWQVQGVVGVRSLVWVLSAISFIFLYPATFNLLEVAALQKPQVHLFETGIIRISRHPQMVGQVIWCIAHTLWVGTTFTLLTSMGLVLHHLFAVWHGDRRLLARYGEAFETVKVRTSVIPFLAVIQGRQTLKWQEFIRPAYLGVTAFVLVFWWAHPLLLKATANVNW; the protein is encoded by the coding sequence ATGAAGTTTTTGGATTGGCTTACTCCTAGCCATTTCACAATGCTGGGGCTGTTGCTGGGTTTTGCGATCGCTCATAGCGGTTTAGCAGCTTTACGCCCTTGGGGGGAGGAAAAAATTGGTGCGAGGCTCTATAGAGTTTTGTTTGCCTTAGTTAGCCTACCTTTGGCTACTGTACTAATTATTTATTTCTTTAACCACCGTTACGATGGTTTGCAACTGTGGCAAGTGCAGGGTGTTGTCGGTGTGCGATCGCTTGTTTGGGTATTATCGGCAATTTCCTTTATATTTCTTTACCCAGCGACGTTTAATTTACTAGAAGTTGCCGCGCTCCAAAAACCGCAAGTCCACCTGTTTGAAACTGGCATAATTAGAATCTCCAGACATCCGCAAATGGTGGGGCAAGTGATTTGGTGTATTGCTCACACCCTCTGGGTTGGCACTACATTCACTTTACTTACTTCGATGGGGTTGGTATTACACCATTTATTTGCAGTATGGCATGGCGATCGCCGTCTTCTAGCTCGTTACGGTGAAGCTTTTGAAACTGTCAAAGTACGCACATCAGTAATTCCCTTCCTCGCAGTGATCCAAGGACGGCAAACATTGAAGTGGCAGGAATTTATTCGTCCTGCATACCTGGGAGTAACAGCCTTTGTCCTAGTGTTCTGGTGGGCGCATCCCCTCTTGCTCAAAGCAACAGCAAATGTTAATTGGTAG
- a CDS encoding LysR family transcriptional regulator, with protein sequence MSDVPFTLDQLRILKAIAAEGSFKRAADSLYVSQPAVSLQVQNLERQLDVPLFDRGGRRAQLTEAGHLLLSYGEKILSLCQETCRAIEDLQNLQGGTLIVGASQTTGTYLLPRMIGMFRQQYPDVAVQLHVHSTRRTAWSVANGQVDLAIIGGEVPAELHEALQMVPYAEDELALILPSFHPLAKNNNIQKEDLYKLQFIALDSQSTIRKVIDQVLTRSDIETKRLKIEMELNSIEAIKNAVQAGLGAAFVSLSAIEKELQMGVLHRAQIEDIVVKRMLSVIFNPNRYRSKAAEAFTNEILPRFALQGWKHYLDSPSIEPEILKAATPNSASS encoded by the coding sequence ATGTCTGACGTTCCTTTTACTTTAGATCAGTTGCGTATTCTCAAAGCGATCGCTGCTGAGGGTAGTTTTAAACGTGCTGCCGATAGCCTCTACGTCTCCCAACCTGCTGTTAGCTTACAGGTGCAAAACTTAGAGCGCCAGCTAGATGTGCCGTTATTTGATCGTGGAGGACGGCGCGCTCAACTTACAGAAGCAGGTCATCTACTCCTTAGTTATGGAGAAAAAATTCTCAGCCTTTGTCAGGAAACCTGCCGTGCTATTGAAGATTTACAAAATCTCCAAGGTGGCACATTAATTGTCGGCGCTTCTCAAACAACGGGGACTTATTTGCTACCTCGGATGATTGGAATGTTTCGGCAACAATATCCCGATGTGGCGGTACAGTTGCACGTCCACTCAACACGCCGTACTGCCTGGAGTGTAGCTAATGGTCAAGTTGACTTAGCAATTATTGGTGGCGAAGTTCCAGCAGAATTGCATGAGGCATTACAAATGGTTCCCTATGCAGAAGACGAACTAGCACTGATTTTGCCAAGCTTTCATCCGCTTGCTAAAAACAACAACATCCAAAAAGAAGATCTTTATAAACTGCAATTTATCGCTTTAGATTCTCAATCTACAATCCGCAAAGTAATTGACCAAGTACTAACACGTTCTGATATTGAGACTAAGCGTTTGAAAATTGAGATGGAACTTAACTCAATTGAAGCGATTAAAAATGCAGTCCAAGCTGGACTTGGGGCGGCGTTTGTATCTCTTTCTGCTATAGAAAAAGAATTGCAAATGGGTGTTCTGCATCGCGCTCAAATTGAAGATATAGTTGTGAAGCGAATGTTGTCAGTGATCTTTAATCCTAATCGTTATCGCTCTAAGGCAGCAGAAGCTTTTACCAATGAAATTTTGCCCAGATTTGCTCTTCAAGGATGGAAACATTATCTGGATTCACCATCAATAGAACCAGAAATTTTAAAAGCAGCTACACCTAACTCAGCCAGTAGTTAA
- a CDS encoding serine/threonine-protein kinase, whose translation MFDLKLKNHDSIKIIEGKKFNYQSLLMEIICTRSGCHRPQNSFGDLDDNSILKTVQQKYCTTCGMPLILVGRYLPIKLLGRGGFGAAFLARDRYTPTIRFCVVKQFQPAGDLTPQQLQIAQNLFEREGEVLEQLGTHPQIPDLYAFFEITVPSIKASKQTKFFYLVQEFIDGHNLEEELAQKGNFSQTEVISLLGEILPVLKFVHENGSIHRDIKPSNIMRHKRGVIYLLDFGAVKKAAVGTATGKSTGIYTMGFAPPEQMAGGQVYPSTDLYALAVTCIQLITGKEATELFDAYNNQWQWRNYAQIDAQLAEILDRMLLAAPNQRFQSAQEVIDAINLVTTKSSPIQHSAPVVQTPNPTPQPSVTSPTVTSTSATSNRQTASPARLSIWRLLGGAAFTGFEGALLLIALGSWLSSPAISIGIWGMIMGGLIFAQFRRIIEKVDLLIIATITMGVVLFFFRNLVPINLILLIPILAAAAVVATTIIFRLIYQLLAKIL comes from the coding sequence TTGTTTGATTTAAAACTCAAAAATCACGACTCAATAAAAATAATTGAAGGAAAAAAATTCAATTATCAATCATTACTCATGGAAATTATTTGTACCCGTAGTGGCTGTCATCGCCCTCAAAACTCTTTTGGGGATTTAGACGACAATTCTATCCTTAAGACAGTACAGCAAAAATATTGTACTACTTGTGGAATGCCACTGATTTTAGTAGGTCGGTATCTGCCGATCAAGTTATTAGGAAGAGGAGGATTTGGCGCAGCCTTTTTAGCACGCGATCGCTATACTCCTACAATTCGCTTTTGTGTGGTGAAACAGTTTCAGCCTGCGGGAGACTTAACTCCACAACAATTACAAATAGCTCAAAACTTATTTGAACGAGAGGGGGAAGTTTTAGAACAACTCGGAACTCACCCTCAAATTCCAGACTTATATGCCTTTTTTGAAATAACTGTTCCTAGTATCAAAGCTAGTAAACAAACTAAGTTTTTTTACTTAGTACAAGAATTTATTGATGGACACAACCTAGAAGAAGAACTAGCTCAAAAAGGTAATTTTTCACAAACAGAGGTAATATCGCTACTAGGTGAAATTCTCCCAGTACTAAAGTTTGTCCATGAGAATGGTTCTATTCACCGAGATATTAAACCTTCCAATATTATGCGCCATAAAAGGGGGGTTATTTATTTATTAGATTTTGGCGCAGTTAAAAAAGCAGCAGTCGGAACAGCAACTGGTAAATCGACTGGTATTTATACAATGGGATTCGCCCCACCAGAACAAATGGCTGGAGGTCAAGTTTATCCTTCTACTGATTTATATGCTTTAGCAGTTACTTGTATTCAATTAATAACTGGTAAAGAAGCCACAGAACTATTTGATGCTTATAACAATCAGTGGCAATGGAGAAATTATGCTCAAATTGACGCTCAACTTGCTGAAATTCTAGATCGGATGCTATTAGCAGCACCCAATCAACGTTTCCAATCTGCTCAAGAGGTAATAGATGCTATTAATTTAGTTACAACAAAGTCATCACCTATACAACATTCTGCGCCAGTTGTTCAAACTCCTAATCCAACTCCTCAACCCTCAGTAACATCACCAACAGTAACCTCAACCTCTGCAACATCTAATCGACAAACAGCATCTCCAGCAAGATTGTCTATTTGGCGTTTACTTGGTGGTGCAGCTTTTACAGGATTTGAAGGAGCTTTATTATTGATTGCTCTTGGTAGCTGGTTATCATCACCAGCTATAAGCATTGGTATCTGGGGCATGATTATGGGTGGTCTAATTTTTGCCCAATTTCGTCGAATTATTGAAAAAGTTGATTTGTTAATTATTGCAACAATCACAATGGGCGTTGTGTTGTTTTTTTTCAGAAACCTAGTACCGATTAACTTAATTTTATTAATACCTATTTTGGCTGCTGCGGCTGTTGTTGCAACAACTATTATTTTTCGTCTAATTTATCAATTACTTGCTAAAATTCTCTAA